From one Nonomuraea polychroma genomic stretch:
- a CDS encoding SAM-dependent methyltransferase, whose amino-acid sequence MDLPRSFTIRESSHRILDPYTPEKLATLGAAIGLRPGASVLDLCCGKGEMLATWARDHGITGTGVDISTVFLAAARKRAAALGVTGQVTFVHGDASTHVAAGPVDVAACVGATWIGQGVAGTVALLERSLRPGGMILIGEPFWRAEPPSQEAVEACHVRSREDLETLPGLIALFQSLGYDVVEMVLADEDSWDRYVAAQWLNLRTWLDANPDDELAPELRAELSQAPLAYTRYQRPLLGWGVFAIMKR is encoded by the coding sequence TTGGATCTGCCACGTAGTTTCACCATCCGGGAGAGCAGCCACCGGATTCTCGACCCGTACACGCCGGAGAAGCTCGCCACGCTGGGCGCCGCGATCGGGCTCCGCCCGGGCGCCTCCGTGCTCGATCTGTGCTGCGGCAAGGGCGAGATGCTGGCCACCTGGGCCCGCGATCACGGCATCACCGGCACCGGCGTCGACATCAGCACGGTGTTCCTCGCCGCCGCGCGCAAGCGCGCCGCCGCGCTCGGCGTCACCGGTCAGGTGACCTTCGTCCACGGCGACGCCTCCACCCATGTGGCGGCCGGGCCCGTCGACGTCGCGGCGTGCGTCGGGGCGACCTGGATCGGCCAGGGCGTCGCGGGGACCGTCGCGCTGCTGGAGCGCAGCCTGCGGCCGGGCGGCATGATCCTCATCGGCGAGCCGTTCTGGCGTGCCGAGCCGCCCAGCCAGGAGGCCGTCGAGGCCTGTCATGTCCGGTCACGCGAGGATCTTGAGACGCTGCCCGGGCTCATCGCGCTGTTCCAGAGCCTGGGCTACGACGTCGTCGAGATGGTCCTGGCCGACGAGGACAGCTGGGACCGGTACGTCGCCGCCCAATGGCTCAACCTCCGGACCTGGCTGGACGCCAACCCGGATGACGAGCTCGCGCCCGAGCTGCGGGCCGAGTTGTCGCAGGCGCCGTTGGCCTACACCCGCTACCAGCGGCCGCTCCTCGGCTGGGGCGTGTTCGCCATCATGAAGCGCTGA
- a CDS encoding glycogen debranching N-terminal domain-containing protein: protein MSAWTFEGQPGALGETVTLVEGGSFCLSQRGGDIVPGAAQGVYHADTRLLSQWMLRVDDHPVEPLQTISVAPYHATFVGKARPRPGAVESTLLVVRDRYVGGGLREDLVLRNMSEEPAGCVVTVHVGSDVADLFEVKAERVRPVTDVEMNPSESGLEVFSAGRARGARIVAESPGTPVVATPGLLTFHLVVPPRQEWRTKLVVNPIVEGVETSAWFPADHSIEHAEPARRLAAWTRNSPVLTSTNADLVQVMIRSREDLGSLRLFDRRHPEEPPAIAAGAPWFMTLFGRDSLLTSWMALPLDQSLALGTLRRLARLQGTEVDPLSEEEPGKILHELRYGVQKGASPYGGQAYYGSVDATPLFVMLLGELRRWGLHTEAVEELLPHADAALTWIEEYGGPDGLLWYCRKTDRGLINQGWKDSFDGITFSDGTIARPPIALAEAQGYVYAAYLARAHFAHEQGDDATERRCVERAMDIRRAFNERFWLPGPGYYALGLDGRGRPIDGLGSNMGHCLWSGIVDEDKAASVAAHLLSDEMFTGYGVRTLATSMGAYNPMSYHNGSVWPHDNAIIAAGLMRYGFIEESQRIAMGLLAVGQAFGGRLPELFCGFDRAEFIEPIPYPTSCSPQAWAAAAPIHILRTLLRLDPWVPYGKIWIVPALPDGFGELQIADLPVAGARITVGVGRDGSTAVVSGLPEGLELHTEPRSPISGACRSGVADRTYGLATP, encoded by the coding sequence ATGAGTGCGTGGACTTTCGAGGGGCAACCGGGGGCATTGGGAGAGACGGTCACGCTGGTGGAGGGCGGCTCGTTCTGCCTGAGTCAGCGTGGCGGCGACATCGTGCCCGGCGCCGCGCAGGGCGTCTACCATGCCGACACGCGCCTGTTGTCACAGTGGATGCTGAGGGTGGACGACCACCCCGTGGAGCCGCTGCAGACGATCTCGGTCGCGCCGTACCACGCCACGTTCGTGGGCAAGGCCCGGCCGCGGCCGGGCGCGGTGGAGAGCACGCTGCTGGTCGTACGGGACCGCTACGTCGGCGGCGGGCTGCGTGAGGACCTGGTGTTGCGCAACATGTCGGAGGAGCCGGCAGGGTGCGTGGTGACCGTCCACGTGGGCTCCGACGTGGCCGATCTCTTCGAGGTGAAGGCCGAACGGGTCCGGCCGGTCACCGATGTGGAGATGAACCCGAGCGAGTCGGGACTGGAGGTGTTCTCCGCCGGCCGGGCACGCGGCGCCCGGATCGTGGCCGAGTCGCCCGGCACGCCGGTGGTGGCCACGCCGGGATTGCTCACCTTCCACCTGGTGGTCCCCCCTCGGCAGGAGTGGCGGACGAAGCTCGTGGTCAATCCGATCGTCGAGGGTGTGGAGACCTCCGCGTGGTTCCCCGCGGACCACTCGATCGAGCACGCCGAGCCGGCCCGCCGCCTGGCCGCGTGGACCCGCAACAGCCCGGTTCTGACCAGCACGAACGCCGACCTCGTCCAGGTCATGATCCGATCCAGGGAGGACCTGGGCAGCCTGCGGCTGTTCGACCGGCGCCATCCGGAGGAGCCGCCGGCGATCGCCGCCGGGGCGCCGTGGTTCATGACGTTGTTCGGCCGCGACTCGCTGCTCACCTCCTGGATGGCGCTGCCGCTCGACCAGTCGCTGGCCTTGGGCACGCTGCGCCGGCTGGCCCGGCTGCAGGGCACCGAAGTCGATCCCCTCTCCGAGGAGGAGCCGGGGAAGATCCTGCACGAGCTGCGCTACGGCGTGCAGAAGGGCGCGTCGCCGTACGGCGGCCAGGCCTATTACGGCTCGGTCGACGCGACGCCCTTGTTCGTCATGCTGCTCGGCGAGCTGCGCCGGTGGGGCCTGCACACCGAGGCCGTCGAGGAACTGCTGCCCCACGCCGACGCCGCGCTGACCTGGATCGAGGAGTACGGCGGACCCGACGGGCTGCTGTGGTACTGCCGCAAGACCGACCGCGGGCTGATCAACCAGGGGTGGAAGGACTCCTTCGACGGCATCACCTTCAGCGACGGGACCATCGCCCGCCCGCCCATCGCCCTGGCCGAGGCGCAGGGCTACGTCTATGCCGCCTACCTCGCGCGCGCCCACTTCGCCCACGAGCAGGGCGACGACGCGACCGAGCGGCGCTGCGTGGAACGTGCCATGGACATCAGGCGGGCCTTCAACGAGCGCTTCTGGCTGCCCGGCCCCGGCTATTACGCGCTGGGCCTGGACGGCAGGGGCCGGCCCATCGACGGCCTCGGCTCCAACATGGGCCACTGCCTGTGGAGCGGCATCGTCGACGAGGACAAGGCGGCCTCCGTGGCCGCGCATCTGCTGTCGGACGAGATGTTCACCGGCTACGGGGTGCGCACGCTGGCCACGTCGATGGGGGCGTACAACCCGATGAGCTACCACAACGGGTCGGTGTGGCCCCACGACAACGCGATCATCGCGGCCGGGCTGATGAGGTACGGCTTCATCGAGGAGTCCCAGCGGATCGCGATGGGGCTGCTGGCCGTCGGGCAGGCGTTCGGCGGCCGGCTGCCTGAGCTGTTCTGCGGCTTCGACCGGGCGGAGTTCATCGAGCCCATCCCGTACCCGACCTCCTGCTCGCCGCAGGCGTGGGCGGCCGCCGCCCCCATCCACATCCTGCGTACGCTGCTGCGGCTGGACCCCTGGGTGCCGTACGGGAAGATCTGGATCGTCCCGGCCCTGCCGGACGGGTTCGGCGAACTGCAGATCGCGGACCTGCCCGTGGCAGGCGCACGGATCACCGTCGGCGTCGGCAGGGACGGGAGCACGGCCGTCGTGTCGGGCCTGCCGGAGGGCCTCGAACTGCACACCGAACCACGCTCGCCGATCAGCGGCGCCTGCCGGTCCGGCGTGGCCGACCGCACCTACGGGCTGGCGACGCCGTGA
- a CDS encoding RNA polymerase sigma-70 factor encodes MPDATQVFADHRELLFSIVYNMLGSVSDTEDVLQETWLAWASRDPDQIDHPRAYLVRVAVNQGLAHQSALRRRRETYVGPWLPDPLVTSADAAAHAERADTLSLALLVVLETLTPLERAVFILHEVAAYQHTEIAAMIDRSPAAVRRLAHRAREHVQARRPRTQVDPRLQRQVTERFVAAAFGGDLQALMELLAPDVTLWADGGGKSNAGGPRPVRGRDNVARVLVASAAQPLDGLDLQYRQVNGDPCAVLFVENAPYAVMVVDLNADGSQVRDIYTVSNPDKLAHLPAE; translated from the coding sequence ATGCCCGATGCCACCCAGGTGTTCGCCGACCATCGAGAGCTGCTGTTCTCCATCGTCTACAACATGCTCGGCAGTGTCAGCGACACCGAGGACGTGCTGCAGGAGACCTGGCTGGCGTGGGCGTCCAGGGATCCGGACCAGATCGACCACCCGCGCGCCTACCTGGTGCGTGTCGCGGTCAACCAAGGACTGGCGCACCAGAGCGCCCTGCGCCGGCGGCGGGAGACCTATGTCGGCCCCTGGCTGCCCGATCCGCTGGTCACCTCCGCCGACGCCGCCGCCCACGCCGAGCGGGCGGACACGCTCTCGCTCGCGCTGCTCGTGGTGCTGGAGACGCTGACGCCGCTGGAGCGGGCGGTGTTCATCCTGCACGAGGTGGCCGCCTACCAGCACACCGAGATCGCCGCCATGATCGACCGCAGCCCCGCCGCCGTGCGCCGGCTCGCCCACCGCGCCCGCGAACACGTCCAGGCCCGGCGCCCGCGCACCCAGGTCGACCCGCGCCTGCAGCGGCAGGTCACCGAGCGGTTCGTCGCCGCCGCGTTCGGCGGCGACCTCCAGGCGCTGATGGAGCTCCTGGCGCCCGACGTGACCCTGTGGGCCGACGGCGGCGGCAAGTCGAACGCCGGTGGCCCGCGTCCCGTCCGCGGCCGCGACAACGTCGCACGCGTGCTCGTCGCCAGCGCCGCCCAGCCGCTCGACGGCCTCGACCTGCAATACCGCCAGGTCAACGGCGATCCCTGCGCGGTGCTGTTCGTGGAGAACGCCCCGTACGCGGTCATGGTCGTCGACCTGAACGCCGACGGCTCCCAGGTCCGTGACATCTACACCGTGAGCAACCCCGACAAGCTCGCCCACCTCCCCGCCGAATGA
- a CDS encoding SpoIIE family protein phosphatase, producing the protein MGERHARHWRTAGAERVSAERRRLLSVVGDELWGIELLRFAIQQAVAELAGLGGLVHLGAPGYGGGLRLVVTSGLPSAFAQAWERIEGSGPLAPARALRDGAFVWAALANVVPGMREPDTTAGGSAAWSLPAGTAMASVPILGPGGPVGALSVVTVSSEEPSAGQRAFLDTLGRWAGERLSKPSAPTQGPGITGCHEQPTGSPLPQDLPAVGTWDWDLRTGDVIWNDAMLTVFGLDQDTFDGRIETWTGIVHPDDLPWVLADMDEAIRLGRMYSTEYRLCRPDGTTRWVRSRGRLVVDENGEPARMVGTLWDVTKTHETLEKVTESRTTNSERAAVERASRISQLTRALAEAVTVRDVVDATADHILPSFGAAGLILAYLEGDHLRPVGFTGYSKEFLDRISRIPTASGIPLAEVLRHRNPTFVTSAEEYVERYPTTAELPAAGGKQAWAFLPLIASGRPVGSCVVSFAEPRQFTGEERNLLTALSGLVAQAMERARLYDREHTRAKELQRGLLPRELPSLPAVTAAARYLPAGKDMEVGGDWYDVISLSADRVAIVIGDVMGHGVSEAVTMGRLRTAVRTLADLELPPDELLSHLNDLVSELGDDFYATCLYLVYDPTTRACVLTRAGHPPPAVVHPDGSVLFPDADPNSPLGAATPPFDTVEMQLPEGSLLVLYTDGLVESSNLDIDQGMAHLAKALSGWVSGTLPGTPFRHENHPDATDPAGLRCAECLEALCDSLTTTLLPARQGTADDAALLVVRTHALPGEDMASWPLPEHPKAAGQAREHVRAQLSAWDLDDLSVTTELLASELVSNVIRHAKGPIQLRLLRSDVLTCEVSDGSLTTPRMRRAAETDEGGRGLQLVSAISHRWGTRYTPTGKCIWTEQSLRPSAPALLPEPSGLDLYDLLGD; encoded by the coding sequence ATGGGTGAGCGGCATGCGCGGCATTGGCGGACCGCGGGGGCCGAGCGGGTTTCCGCGGAGCGGAGACGGCTGCTGTCCGTGGTCGGCGACGAGCTGTGGGGGATCGAGCTCCTGCGGTTCGCGATCCAGCAGGCGGTGGCCGAGCTCGCCGGCCTGGGCGGATTGGTGCATCTCGGCGCTCCCGGCTACGGCGGCGGGCTGCGCCTGGTCGTCACCAGCGGCCTGCCCTCGGCTTTCGCCCAGGCGTGGGAGCGCATCGAGGGGAGCGGCCCGCTCGCCCCGGCGCGCGCGCTCCGTGACGGTGCGTTCGTCTGGGCGGCTTTGGCGAACGTCGTCCCTGGCATGCGCGAACCTGACACGACGGCGGGCGGGTCCGCGGCCTGGTCGTTGCCGGCCGGTACGGCCATGGCGTCCGTTCCGATCCTCGGCCCCGGCGGGCCGGTCGGCGCGCTGTCGGTCGTGACCGTCTCCTCGGAAGAGCCGTCAGCCGGGCAGCGGGCCTTCCTCGACACGCTGGGCCGCTGGGCCGGCGAGCGCCTGAGCAAGCCCTCGGCACCCACGCAGGGGCCGGGCATCACGGGATGCCACGAACAGCCCACCGGCTCGCCTCTGCCGCAGGACCTGCCGGCGGTCGGCACGTGGGACTGGGATCTCCGGACCGGCGACGTGATCTGGAACGACGCGATGCTCACCGTGTTCGGCCTCGACCAGGACACCTTCGACGGACGCATCGAGACCTGGACGGGCATCGTGCACCCTGACGACCTGCCGTGGGTGCTGGCGGACATGGACGAGGCGATCCGCCTGGGGCGGATGTACAGCACCGAATACCGGCTGTGCCGCCCGGACGGGACGACCCGCTGGGTGCGGTCCCGCGGCCGGCTGGTGGTGGACGAGAACGGCGAGCCGGCACGCATGGTCGGCACCCTGTGGGACGTCACCAAGACCCATGAGACCCTGGAGAAGGTCACCGAATCGCGGACGACCAACTCCGAGCGCGCCGCCGTGGAGCGGGCCTCCCGGATCAGCCAGCTGACCAGGGCCCTGGCCGAGGCCGTCACGGTGCGGGATGTCGTGGACGCGACCGCCGATCACATCCTGCCGTCGTTCGGCGCCGCCGGACTGATCCTCGCCTACCTGGAGGGTGACCACCTGCGCCCGGTAGGGTTCACCGGCTACTCCAAGGAGTTTCTCGACCGGATCTCCCGGATACCGACCGCTTCGGGGATCCCGCTCGCGGAGGTTCTGCGTCATCGCAACCCGACGTTCGTCACCTCGGCAGAGGAGTACGTCGAGCGTTACCCCACGACGGCCGAGCTGCCGGCGGCGGGGGGCAAGCAGGCGTGGGCGTTCCTGCCGCTGATCGCCTCGGGACGGCCGGTGGGCAGTTGTGTCGTCTCCTTCGCCGAGCCGCGTCAGTTCACCGGCGAGGAGCGCAACCTGCTCACCGCACTCAGCGGGCTGGTCGCTCAGGCCATGGAACGGGCTCGCCTGTACGACAGGGAGCACACCCGCGCCAAGGAACTGCAACGCGGGCTGCTCCCCCGTGAACTGCCCAGCCTGCCCGCGGTCACCGCCGCGGCCCGCTACCTGCCCGCCGGCAAGGACATGGAGGTGGGCGGCGACTGGTATGACGTCATCTCGCTGTCGGCGGATCGGGTCGCCATCGTCATCGGCGACGTCATGGGGCACGGCGTGTCCGAAGCGGTCACCATGGGGCGCCTGCGCACCGCCGTCCGTACCCTCGCCGACCTGGAACTGCCTCCCGACGAGTTGCTCTCCCACCTCAACGACCTGGTGAGCGAGCTCGGCGACGATTTCTACGCCACCTGCCTGTACCTGGTCTACGACCCCACCACCCGCGCCTGCGTCCTCACCCGGGCCGGCCATCCCCCGCCCGCCGTGGTGCATCCCGACGGCAGCGTGCTTTTCCCCGACGCCGACCCGAACTCGCCCCTCGGCGCCGCCACCCCGCCCTTCGACACCGTGGAGATGCAGCTGCCCGAAGGCAGTCTGCTGGTGCTGTACACCGACGGCCTGGTCGAGTCCTCCAACCTCGACATCGACCAGGGCATGGCCCACCTCGCCAAGGCGCTCAGCGGCTGGGTCTCCGGGACGCTCCCCGGAACACCGTTCCGGCACGAGAATCACCCGGACGCGACGGACCCGGCGGGGCTGCGCTGCGCCGAGTGCCTCGAGGCCCTGTGCGACAGTCTGACCACCACCCTGCTGCCCGCCAGGCAGGGCACGGCAGACGACGCCGCCCTGCTGGTCGTCCGCACGCACGCGCTGCCCGGCGAGGACATGGCCTCCTGGCCGCTGCCCGAGCACCCCAAGGCCGCGGGCCAGGCCCGCGAGCACGTCCGCGCCCAGCTCAGCGCCTGGGACCTGGATGACCTCTCGGTGACCACCGAGCTGCTGGCCAGCGAACTGGTCAGCAACGTGATCCGCCACGCCAAGGGCCCCATCCAGCTCCGCCTGCTCCGCAGCGACGTGCTCACCTGCGAGGTCTCCGACGGCAGCCTGACCACTCCGCGTATGCGTCGTGCCGCCGAAACGGACGAGGGCGGGCGCGGGCTGCAGCTGGTGTCCGCGATCTCGCATCGCTGGGGCACCCGCTACACCCCCACAGGCAAGTGCATCTGGACCGAACAATCCTTGAGGCCATCGGCGCCCGCCCTGCTCCCCGAGCCAAGCGGCCTGGACCTGTACGACCTGCTCGGCGATTAG
- a CDS encoding sensor histidine kinase, which translates to MRDLPVDPGTGLTNFRRYTWWSLIGVTAFFLVFSVRSRITDPAVPVAVRLAAVAALTVTVSAIAVSISRRLPRVPFESRAVANGNGPSPHPGPDPAGWAGRPPVTWLVAGAAGAAVLGGILLALRDFGLWSFGPAMMVSIVAMFSPAGRRWLLIAAAAAVAAVLGGVTAAVSGQGLLFAAAFPAGLVVFSGWVTLGMLWAWDVAERLNAARRLSAELAVKDERLRFAADLHDIQGHHLQVIALKSELAARLAQADPARAAEEMKEVRRLATDALRDTRAVVQGYRRVTLEEEIANATKVLAAAGIDARMELDPAAAPDLLPDPGRRLLGLVMREATTNVVRHSRARHAKVGYRIAGGLACLRISNDGARPPSTPGPAPTTGPSQAADRSTASHPATATDPGTAADPGTATRLGAITDPGTGLRGLAERLRAAGGELSWRHDGDQFVVAASLPVQTPGQEPGTDRPATTASEAEAR; encoded by the coding sequence GTGCGTGACCTGCCGGTCGATCCCGGGACGGGGCTGACGAACTTCCGCCGCTACACGTGGTGGAGTCTCATCGGCGTCACCGCGTTCTTCCTGGTCTTCAGCGTCAGAAGCCGGATCACGGATCCGGCGGTGCCGGTGGCGGTCCGGCTCGCCGCCGTGGCCGCCCTGACGGTGACCGTGTCGGCCATCGCGGTGTCGATCAGCCGCCGCCTCCCGCGTGTCCCCTTCGAGTCCCGCGCCGTGGCGAACGGGAACGGCCCGTCCCCCCACCCGGGCCCGGACCCGGCCGGGTGGGCCGGCCGGCCGCCGGTGACGTGGCTGGTGGCCGGGGCCGCGGGTGCGGCGGTGCTGGGCGGGATCCTGCTCGCGCTGCGGGACTTCGGGCTCTGGTCCTTCGGCCCGGCCATGATGGTCTCGATCGTCGCGATGTTCTCGCCGGCCGGGCGCCGGTGGTTGCTGATCGCCGCCGCGGCGGCGGTGGCGGCCGTCCTCGGCGGGGTCACGGCCGCGGTCTCGGGGCAGGGACTCCTGTTCGCGGCGGCGTTCCCTGCCGGGCTGGTCGTCTTCAGCGGGTGGGTCACCCTCGGCATGTTGTGGGCCTGGGACGTCGCGGAACGCCTGAACGCGGCCCGCCGGTTGTCGGCGGAGCTGGCGGTCAAGGACGAGCGGCTGCGCTTCGCCGCCGATCTCCACGACATCCAGGGCCACCACCTGCAGGTGATCGCCCTCAAGAGCGAGCTGGCGGCGCGGCTGGCACAGGCCGACCCGGCACGGGCGGCCGAGGAGATGAAGGAGGTGCGGCGGCTGGCCACGGACGCGCTGCGGGACACCCGTGCCGTCGTCCAGGGCTACCGCCGCGTCACGCTGGAAGAGGAGATCGCGAACGCGACGAAAGTCCTCGCGGCGGCCGGCATCGACGCCCGGATGGAGCTCGACCCCGCCGCCGCCCCTGACCTTCTCCCCGACCCGGGCAGACGTCTGCTGGGCCTGGTGATGCGGGAGGCGACCACCAACGTGGTACGTCACAGCCGGGCCCGGCATGCCAAGGTCGGCTACCGGATCGCCGGCGGCCTGGCCTGCCTCCGCATCAGCAACGACGGCGCCCGCCCGCCCTCCACCCCCGGCCCGGCCCCCACCACCGGCCCGAGCCAAGCGGCAGACCGCAGCACCGCAAGCCACCCCGCCACCGCCACCGACCCCGGCACCGCGGCGGATCCGGGCACCGCGACCAGGCTCGGCGCCATCACCGACCCCGGCACCGGCCTGCGGGGGCTTGCCGAGCGGCTGCGGGCCGCCGGGGGCGAGCTGAGCTGGCGGCACGACGGCGACCAGTTCGTCGTGGCGGCCTCGCTGCCGGTGCAGACGCCTGGCCAGGAACCCGGGACCGACCGGCCCGCCACGACGGCTTCGGAGGCGGAGGCGCGATGA
- a CDS encoding response regulator transcription factor has protein sequence MIRLLIADDEDLIRGALAALLELEDDLTVAAEAATSTDAVRLAREHRPDIAVLDLEMPPADGLRATEEIRSDPTTTTIKIILVTRHARPGVLRRALSAGVSGFVPKTTPAARLAEIIRDVAAGRRYVDPDIAASALTEDDCPLSDRELAVLRASRTGASIREIASQVHLAPGTVRNYLSAAMAKLGVSSRHAAAHRAWEEGWI, from the coding sequence ATGATCCGGCTGCTGATCGCCGACGACGAGGATCTGATCAGGGGCGCCCTGGCGGCGCTGCTGGAGCTGGAGGACGACCTGACGGTCGCCGCCGAGGCGGCCACCTCCACCGACGCCGTGCGCCTGGCTCGCGAGCACCGCCCGGACATCGCCGTGCTGGACCTGGAGATGCCGCCGGCCGACGGCCTGCGTGCCACCGAGGAGATCAGGTCGGATCCGACCACCACGACCATAAAGATCATCCTGGTGACCCGCCACGCCCGGCCCGGAGTGTTGCGCCGCGCGTTGTCCGCCGGCGTGAGCGGTTTCGTACCCAAGACCACCCCCGCGGCCAGGCTCGCGGAGATCATCCGCGACGTCGCGGCGGGACGACGCTACGTCGATCCGGACATCGCCGCCTCAGCGCTCACCGAGGACGACTGCCCGCTCAGCGACCGGGAGCTGGCAGTGTTGCGGGCATCCCGGACCGGGGCTTCGATCAGGGAGATCGCCTCCCAGGTCCATCTGGCGCCCGGCACCGTACGCAACTACCTGTCGGCGGCCATGGCCAAGCTCGGCGTCAGCTCCCGCCACGCGGCCGCCCACCGCGCCTGGGAAGAGGGCTGGATCTGA
- a CDS encoding alpha/beta fold hydrolase, producing MRLHVQTRGSAGPPLLLVHGWGGDHRVWDTLDFGARRVIAVDLRGHGKSPAPAAGYTPADLAGDLLPLIEEPVVAVGHSMGAQVVTALAVEHPSAVRAMVVVAPAYGADEAEERLIPGRLAALRADGAAAASRQLGPLPVAVREQLLATPGHVLAECYAGMYTLPESFGVRRRSERYLARRICPVLAVHNVPQAARWEAGLPAHPHSRTVVWPEAGHFLHLEQPERFVELVLSGC from the coding sequence ATGCGGCTGCACGTCCAGACGCGCGGGTCCGCCGGCCCGCCGCTGCTCCTGGTGCACGGCTGGGGCGGCGACCACCGGGTGTGGGACACGCTCGACTTCGGCGCGCGCCGCGTGATCGCCGTGGACCTGCGCGGCCACGGCAAGTCCCCCGCTCCGGCGGCCGGGTACACCCCCGCCGATCTGGCCGGCGATCTGCTGCCGCTGATCGAGGAGCCGGTGGTGGCCGTCGGGCACTCGATGGGCGCCCAGGTCGTCACCGCGCTGGCCGTCGAGCACCCCTCGGCGGTCCGCGCGATGGTCGTCGTCGCCCCGGCCTACGGGGCCGACGAGGCCGAGGAGCGGCTCATCCCCGGCCGCCTGGCCGCGCTGCGGGCGGACGGCGCGGCGGCCGCGTCGCGGCAGCTCGGGCCGCTGCCCGTGGCGGTGAGGGAGCAACTGCTGGCCACGCCGGGGCACGTGCTGGCCGAGTGCTACGCCGGGATGTACACGCTGCCGGAGTCCTTCGGGGTGCGGCGGCGGTCGGAGCGGTATCTGGCCAGGCGGATCTGCCCGGTGCTCGCCGTGCACAACGTGCCGCAGGCCGCGCGGTGGGAGGCCGGGCTGCCGGCGCATCCGCACTCCAGGACCGTCGTGTGGCCGGAGGCCGGGCATTTCCTGCACCTGGAGCAGCCGGAGCGGTTCGTGGAGCTGGTGCTGTCCGGCTGCTGA
- a CDS encoding glycosyltransferase family 4 protein, with amino-acid sequence MIATDANLERAQPSLRPGGRLHIAMIAPPWQDVPPRAYGGIEEMLASLVNGLDRRGHQVTLIGAGRTTAPARFLSTYSRPPSERIGDPLPELLHAARARRLLAGLDADIVHDHSLAGPLTAACRAVPTVVTCHGPADGELGACYRELGADISLVAISDAQRRNAPGLDWVATVHNALDVDTYPFRPDKEEWVLWLGRFHPYKGAHLAIDAARAAGRNIILAGKLTEPTEHACFDTYIRPRLGPDATYIGEADAGRKRELLAAARCLLFPIHWEEPFGMVLIEAMACGTPVVALGRGAVPEVVADGRTGFVLHSAAQLPEAIQAIERIDPHACRKHVEQYFSAETMAAAYEQVYWRVLRSRSARRPASTRVDLP; translated from the coding sequence GTGATCGCCACCGACGCCAACCTGGAGAGGGCCCAGCCGAGCCTGCGGCCGGGCGGCCGGCTGCACATCGCCATGATCGCCCCGCCCTGGCAGGACGTGCCGCCCCGGGCGTACGGCGGCATCGAGGAGATGCTCGCCAGCCTGGTCAACGGGCTGGACCGGCGCGGCCACCAGGTGACCCTCATCGGCGCCGGCCGCACCACGGCGCCGGCGAGGTTCCTGTCCACCTACTCGCGGCCGCCGTCCGAGCGGATCGGCGACCCACTGCCCGAGCTCCTGCACGCGGCCCGCGCCCGCCGCCTGCTCGCCGGGCTGGACGCCGACATCGTGCACGACCACTCGCTGGCCGGCCCCCTGACTGCGGCCTGCCGCGCCGTGCCGACCGTCGTCACCTGCCACGGCCCCGCGGACGGCGAGCTGGGAGCCTGCTACCGGGAGCTGGGCGCCGACATCTCCCTGGTGGCCATTTCCGACGCTCAGCGGCGGAACGCGCCCGGTCTCGACTGGGTCGCCACCGTCCACAACGCCCTCGACGTCGACACCTACCCCTTCCGGCCCGACAAGGAGGAGTGGGTGTTGTGGCTGGGCCGGTTCCACCCGTACAAGGGCGCCCATCTCGCCATCGACGCCGCCCGCGCGGCGGGCCGCAACATCATCCTCGCCGGCAAGCTCACCGAACCGACCGAACACGCCTGCTTCGACACCTACATCCGGCCCCGGCTCGGCCCGGACGCCACCTACATCGGCGAGGCCGACGCCGGCCGCAAACGCGAGCTGCTCGCCGCCGCCCGCTGCCTGCTCTTCCCCATCCACTGGGAAGAGCCGTTCGGCATGGTGCTCATCGAGGCCATGGCCTGCGGCACCCCCGTCGTGGCCCTCGGCAGGGGAGCGGTGCCGGAGGTCGTGGCCGACGGCCGCACCGGCTTCGTCCTGCACAGCGCCGCCCAGCTGCCCGAGGCGATCCAGGCGATCGAGCGGATCGACCCGCACGCGTGCAGGAAGCATGTGGAGCAGTACTTCAGCGCCGAGACCATGGCGGCCGCCTACGAGCAGGTCTACTGGCGGGTGCTGCGATCCCGAAGCGCACGCCGACCGGCTTCCACCCGCGTTGATCTCCCCTGA